One genomic region from Haloterrigena gelatinilytica encodes:
- a CDS encoding SDR family oxidoreductase produces MSCRVLLTGATGTLGTALRPRLCDAGREVVAASRSPPTDGGTDVEWTALDLVDGTGIRDAVADVDAVVHAATAPQGDTEAVDVRGTERLLEAAADAGVSNVVYVSIVGVDEIPYSYYEHKLAAERAVEESPVPSTIVRATQFHSFVHDIFETIARVPIWPLPTGIRLQPIDVGEAAAAIADRATPDAAGRVPDVGGPEMLTVRDLAETYREVRGLRRPIVRLPLPGSVAAGFRSGAACCPDRTVGTTTWETWLESAHRDRLEAGGRR; encoded by the coding sequence ATGAGTTGTCGAGTACTCTTGACCGGCGCAACCGGGACGCTGGGGACGGCGTTGCGACCGCGCTTGTGCGACGCGGGCCGCGAGGTGGTCGCGGCGAGCCGTTCGCCGCCGACCGACGGCGGGACCGACGTCGAGTGGACCGCGCTGGACCTGGTCGACGGGACGGGAATCCGCGACGCCGTGGCGGACGTCGACGCGGTCGTCCACGCCGCGACCGCACCGCAGGGCGACACCGAGGCGGTCGACGTCCGCGGGACCGAACGACTGCTCGAGGCGGCGGCCGACGCCGGCGTCTCGAACGTCGTCTACGTCTCGATCGTCGGCGTCGACGAGATCCCGTACTCGTACTACGAGCACAAACTGGCGGCCGAACGGGCCGTCGAGGAGAGTCCCGTTCCGTCGACCATCGTGCGGGCGACCCAGTTCCACTCGTTCGTTCACGACATCTTCGAGACGATCGCGCGCGTGCCGATCTGGCCGCTCCCGACCGGGATTCGACTCCAGCCGATCGACGTCGGCGAGGCGGCAGCGGCGATCGCCGACCGCGCGACGCCGGACGCGGCCGGACGGGTGCCCGACGTCGGCGGTCCCGAGATGCTGACCGTCCGCGACCTCGCGGAAACCTATCGCGAGGTTCGGGGCCTCCGACGGCCCATCGTTCGCCTCCCGCTGCCAGGGTCGGTCGCCGCCGGCTTCCGGTCCGGCGCGGCCTGCTGTCCGGATCGAACCGTCGGGACCACGACGTGGGAGACGTGGCTCGAGTCCGCGCATCGCGACCGTCTCGAGGCGGGCGGACGCCGATAG
- a CDS encoding ATP-binding protein, producing the protein MTDPETSSNPSNQSSPEAVLERVTDAVFELNDDWQFTYCNDQAATLFERDQTELCGKIIWEEFSELTNSTFQWEHERAMETQEAITFETHYPPQDGWFEVRIYPTETGLSVYVRDIADPDNRQQELEKREHALRRANEVMAAPDRPFSQQIAALLEIVRTTVGTEFATLSQVKEDTGEYIFEHVAAPEEVDLEPGDTTPLETLPNCSRVVETEETLVLQDVKAEAPELADPEWGIACYLGTPVIVHGEVYGTFCFYGMEAQTEAFSDWEVSFIGLLSNWVSNELEYKVYEQELEESNERLEQFAYAASHDLQEPLRMVTSYLQLVESRYANDLDEDGREFIEFAVDGATRMRDMIDGLLEYSRVDTRGDPLDPVELDTVLEDVRADLQLKIEETNAEIVTETLPTVEGDANQLREVFQNLLDNAIEYSGSESPRVYVSSERTGDEWTISVRDDGVGIDSADTDRVFNVFQSLHTQEEGGGTGIGLALCERIIKRHGGDIWVESDPHEGTTFSFTLLAADKSDN; encoded by the coding sequence ATGACGGACCCGGAGACGTCGAGTAACCCCTCCAATCAAAGTTCTCCAGAAGCGGTCTTGGAGCGCGTAACCGACGCTGTCTTCGAACTTAACGATGACTGGCAGTTCACGTATTGCAACGACCAAGCTGCAACACTATTTGAGCGAGACCAAACGGAACTCTGCGGGAAAATCATCTGGGAAGAGTTTTCCGAGCTCACCAATTCGACGTTCCAGTGGGAGCACGAACGTGCGATGGAGACCCAAGAAGCCATCACATTCGAGACACACTATCCGCCACAAGACGGTTGGTTCGAGGTCCGTATTTATCCCACTGAAACGGGGCTTTCAGTGTACGTCCGCGACATCGCCGACCCGGATAACCGTCAGCAGGAACTCGAGAAACGTGAGCACGCTCTCCGGCGTGCCAATGAGGTGATGGCGGCCCCGGACCGACCGTTTTCCCAGCAGATAGCGGCGCTCCTTGAAATAGTCCGCACGACAGTCGGCACTGAGTTTGCGACGCTCTCACAGGTCAAAGAAGATACCGGGGAGTATATCTTCGAACACGTGGCCGCGCCGGAAGAGGTGGACCTCGAACCGGGCGACACGACGCCGCTGGAGACTCTCCCTAACTGCTCACGCGTCGTCGAGACCGAAGAGACGCTCGTCCTGCAGGACGTGAAGGCTGAGGCTCCCGAATTGGCTGACCCGGAGTGGGGAATCGCCTGCTATCTCGGGACGCCGGTCATCGTACACGGAGAAGTGTACGGGACGTTCTGCTTCTACGGGATGGAGGCGCAAACCGAAGCCTTCTCCGATTGGGAGGTCTCGTTCATCGGTCTACTCAGCAACTGGGTGAGCAACGAACTCGAGTACAAGGTGTACGAACAAGAACTTGAGGAGTCTAACGAGCGCTTGGAGCAGTTCGCTTACGCCGCCTCTCACGATCTCCAAGAGCCCCTGCGGATGGTGACGAGTTATCTCCAGTTAGTGGAGTCGCGGTACGCAAACGACCTTGACGAGGACGGCCGGGAATTCATCGAGTTTGCAGTCGATGGTGCCACGCGAATGCGCGACATGATAGATGGATTGCTCGAATATTCGCGAGTCGACACGCGTGGGGACCCTTTGGATCCGGTTGAGTTGGATACTGTTCTCGAAGACGTTCGCGCGGACCTCCAGTTGAAAATTGAGGAGACGAACGCTGAGATCGTTACGGAGACACTCCCCACTGTCGAAGGCGACGCCAACCAACTCCGGGAGGTGTTCCAAAATCTGCTAGACAACGCCATCGAATACAGCGGCTCTGAATCACCACGAGTATACGTCTCGTCCGAGCGAACGGGCGACGAATGGACGATATCGGTTCGCGATGATGGTGTCGGTATCGACTCCGCGGACACCGACCGTGTTTTCAACGTGTTCCAGAGCCTCCACACACAAGAAGAAGGCGGGGGGACAGGAATCGGGCTGGCGCTGTGCGAGCGCATTATCAAGCGCCACGGCGGCGATATCTGGGTTGAGTCTGACCCGCACGAGGGAACAACGTTTTCTTTCACCCTCCTGGCAGCAGATAAGTCCGATAACTGA
- a CDS encoding DUF7560 family zinc ribbon protein: MNTYEFTCPDCQRAIPVTDPMREATLANGCPICGRSVTGEQFAV, from the coding sequence ATGAACACGTACGAATTCACCTGTCCGGACTGTCAGAGAGCGATTCCGGTGACCGATCCGATGCGCGAGGCGACGCTGGCGAACGGCTGTCCGATCTGCGGTCGATCGGTTACCGGCGAACAGTTCGCCGTCTGA
- a CDS encoding bile acid:sodium symporter family protein yields the protein MGWQSSLERVGEFTSKYFVLWVLMAAPLALYEPDLFTPIAPYITPLLGIIMLGMGLTLTPDDVRRIFERPRDVAIGALAQWILMPTIAYALVVALGLPREIGLGLILLGAAPGGTASNVMTYLGRGDVALSVSITTVTTIAAPLVMPAWIVVLAGESISVTFAEMAESIVQVVLLPVVGGLVLRHLLDRYAPAVAKAGLSVFPAISVVAIVAIVAAVVGLNVETILGAGALVFLAVVLHNGLGLGSGYAVGHATDMAEDRARACAFEVGLQNSGLAVAIATAHFSAGAALIPALFSVWHNVSGPALATLFTHLDDDDPVAGDEAATVSD from the coding sequence ATGGGCTGGCAGTCTTCTCTAGAGCGGGTCGGTGAGTTCACGAGCAAGTACTTCGTTCTCTGGGTGCTGATGGCCGCGCCGCTGGCGCTCTACGAGCCGGATCTCTTCACGCCGATTGCACCGTATATCACGCCCCTGCTGGGAATCATCATGCTCGGAATGGGGCTGACGCTGACGCCCGACGACGTCCGGCGGATCTTCGAGCGGCCGCGCGACGTCGCCATCGGTGCGCTGGCCCAGTGGATTCTGATGCCGACGATCGCGTACGCCCTCGTCGTCGCGCTCGGGCTACCGCGGGAGATCGGCCTCGGATTGATCCTGCTCGGCGCGGCGCCGGGCGGAACGGCGTCGAACGTAATGACGTACCTCGGACGGGGCGACGTCGCCCTGTCGGTGTCGATCACGACGGTGACGACGATCGCCGCGCCCCTGGTGATGCCGGCCTGGATCGTCGTGCTGGCCGGGGAGTCGATCTCGGTCACGTTCGCGGAGATGGCCGAGTCGATCGTCCAGGTCGTACTGCTCCCGGTCGTCGGCGGGCTGGTCCTTCGGCACTTGCTCGATAGGTACGCGCCGGCCGTCGCGAAGGCGGGGCTCTCCGTCTTCCCGGCGATCAGCGTGGTCGCGATCGTCGCGATCGTCGCGGCCGTCGTGGGACTCAACGTCGAGACGATTCTCGGCGCCGGCGCGCTCGTCTTCCTCGCGGTCGTCCTGCACAACGGACTCGGACTGGGATCCGGCTACGCCGTCGGCCACGCGACCGATATGGCCGAGGATCGAGCGCGGGCCTGCGCGTTCGAGGTCGGCCTCCAGAACAGCGGCCTCGCAGTAGCCATCGCCACGGCGCACTTCAGCGCCGGCGCCGCGCTGATCCCGGCGCTGTTCAGCGTCTGGCACAACGTCTCCGGGCCGGCGCTCGCGACGCTCTTCACCCACCTCGATGACGACGACCCCGTTGCGGGCGACGAAGCGGCGACCGTTTCGGACTAA
- a CDS encoding NUDIX hydrolase: MTDVTYVQKACAYITRGSGELLVFEGPGHDGLQIPKGTLEAGESPAEALFREVLEESGLSTLNGATKLTTDVWTRRESPPKRYVRHFFHATVHEPRDRWTHTVTDGGEEHGAEFQFRWIEPSTNREFALDLDDYVHLLPTGSASGEGDIASISD; encoded by the coding sequence ATGACAGACGTAACGTACGTCCAGAAAGCGTGCGCATATATCACTCGCGGGTCGGGTGAGCTACTGGTCTTCGAGGGGCCGGGTCACGACGGCCTCCAAATTCCGAAGGGGACGCTCGAGGCCGGCGAATCGCCCGCAGAGGCGCTGTTCAGAGAAGTCCTCGAGGAGAGCGGTCTCAGTACGTTAAACGGAGCAACGAAGCTGACGACCGACGTCTGGACGCGCCGCGAGTCGCCGCCAAAGCGGTACGTCCGGCACTTCTTCCACGCGACGGTCCACGAACCGCGCGACCGCTGGACCCACACTGTCACCGACGGCGGCGAGGAACACGGCGCCGAGTTCCAGTTCCGGTGGATCGAGCCCTCGACGAACCGCGAGTTCGCCCTCGATCTCGACGACTACGTTCACCTGCTGCCGACTGGCTCGGCCTCCGGCGAAGGCGATATCGCGAGCATCTCTGACTGA
- a CDS encoding DUF402 domain-containing protein, with protein sequence MTTGRVRGIYTTAITQLLRDRGLEVVQASDPIRERFDASFEAAPADVAIETTRDRQGVELSGEPDAVGTVASELESLAIDSFRWADAVPRGAVFDCEVVDAGGGGGATVDLGDGRRGYLHYDDADGYVDSGNRYRVQVTEPAPPWTDDDPRVEPTLEVADGLVALSRDRSGVSAALRGERADELVGMTDLLSVDVPDGWGVRWQGAAADADLEAMGTALERAVDRALALEDALADAPETPGEPGRLAAPRTTTWVWFGRESRFALDRIRREVETTMAGHHRTKAADRAASAAVDFAEAVCESPGESDDGDGFPFDAVSRQFGPTTGDRLEIGHGKPDGRLISLGRGEVTDWDPDGSVTLERSMRGGGSYDALGVPKEEGDVAVTKFREGRWWYPTTYRDENGTAKGTYVNVCTPVELFPGTARYVDLYVDVIRHTDGTVETVDEDELEAAVGDGHVSEELAEKATSVAAAVERALSK encoded by the coding sequence ATGACGACGGGACGCGTCCGCGGCATCTATACTACCGCTATCACGCAGCTGCTCCGCGACCGCGGTCTCGAGGTCGTCCAGGCCTCCGACCCCATTCGGGAGCGGTTCGACGCCTCGTTCGAAGCCGCGCCGGCGGACGTAGCGATCGAGACGACCCGCGACCGACAGGGCGTCGAACTCTCGGGCGAGCCAGACGCGGTCGGAACGGTCGCGAGCGAACTCGAGTCCCTCGCGATCGATAGCTTCCGCTGGGCCGACGCCGTCCCCCGCGGCGCGGTCTTCGACTGCGAGGTCGTCGACGCCGGCGGCGGGGGCGGGGCGACGGTCGACCTCGGCGACGGCCGACGGGGCTACCTCCACTACGACGACGCCGACGGCTACGTCGACTCGGGGAACCGTTACCGCGTCCAGGTCACCGAGCCCGCGCCGCCGTGGACCGACGACGATCCGCGCGTCGAGCCGACCCTCGAAGTCGCGGACGGACTGGTCGCCCTCTCGCGCGATCGGTCCGGCGTTTCAGCGGCACTCCGGGGTGAGCGGGCCGACGAACTCGTCGGCATGACCGACCTCCTGTCGGTCGACGTCCCCGACGGCTGGGGCGTGCGCTGGCAGGGCGCGGCCGCCGACGCCGACCTCGAGGCGATGGGGACCGCCCTCGAGCGGGCGGTCGATCGCGCGCTGGCGCTCGAGGACGCGCTCGCCGACGCGCCCGAGACGCCGGGCGAACCGGGGCGACTCGCCGCGCCGCGGACGACGACGTGGGTCTGGTTCGGCCGCGAGTCGCGGTTCGCGCTGGATCGGATCCGCCGCGAGGTCGAGACGACGATGGCTGGCCACCACCGGACGAAGGCCGCCGACCGGGCCGCGAGCGCGGCCGTCGACTTCGCGGAGGCCGTCTGCGAGTCCCCCGGCGAGAGCGACGACGGCGACGGGTTCCCCTTCGATGCGGTCTCGCGCCAGTTCGGACCGACGACCGGCGACCGTCTCGAGATCGGCCACGGCAAACCCGACGGGCGACTCATCTCGCTCGGCCGCGGCGAGGTGACCGACTGGGACCCCGACGGCTCGGTCACCCTCGAGCGGTCGATGCGCGGCGGCGGCAGCTACGACGCGCTCGGGGTGCCGAAGGAGGAGGGCGATGTCGCCGTCACGAAGTTCCGCGAGGGTCGCTGGTGGTATCCGACGACGTACAGGGACGAAAACGGGACGGCGAAGGGAACGTACGTCAACGTCTGTACGCCCGTCGAACTCTTCCCCGGAACGGCGCGGTACGTCGACCTCTACGTCGACGTGATCCGTCACACCGACGGGACGGTCGAGACGGTCGACGAGGACGAACTCGAGGCCGCGGTCGGCGACGGCCACGTCTCCGAGGAACTGGCCGAGAAAGCGACGAGCGTCGCGGCGGCCGTCGAACGGGCGCTCTCGAAGTGA
- a CDS encoding DUF7532 family protein → MHFDQRTQQALRDVGLETDDLRAASEAVVEAVAADATALEAFFDEHDTVYSDMDMAHSASEYPEHTVEYLDLTTHADEMRGWLRFDTWGVYVEDGRVLPDESVELTLGPTINDRVRFAPDRETLR, encoded by the coding sequence ATGCACTTCGATCAGCGAACCCAGCAGGCGCTTCGCGACGTCGGCCTCGAGACCGACGATCTCCGAGCGGCCTCTGAGGCGGTCGTCGAGGCCGTCGCGGCCGACGCGACGGCGCTCGAGGCGTTCTTCGACGAGCACGACACCGTCTACTCCGACATGGACATGGCTCACTCGGCCTCGGAGTATCCCGAGCACACCGTCGAGTACCTCGACCTGACGACCCACGCCGACGAGATGCGGGGCTGGCTCCGCTTCGACACGTGGGGCGTCTACGTCGAGGACGGCCGCGTGCTGCCCGACGAGTCGGTCGAACTGACGCTCGGCCCGACGATCAACGACCGCGTGCGGTTCGCGCCGGACCGCGAGACGCTGCGGTGA
- a CDS encoding PrsW family intramembrane metalloprotease — protein MARRRDPVEAASEESTDLYDVSTWEPRSRLDRFAYAIYTAINYGLQTIVLAVAFAITVALLVQPALLVLEEGSIFIAVFFGLSVVPAAILAAFIWYSDITTNEPLTLLVATFVLAVLFATFAAVVNSLFSPSLQALGSVGMILFFYLIVGPVEETVKLLAVRFFAYRSEAFDAVIDGAVYGAVAGLGFAAIENTLYISGAIATADGGLLTVAAGTTTVRALVGPGHVIYSAIAGYYLGLAKFNPEHAGSIVTKGLLIAAFIHGTYNVTVGIVPELITGATPLPFGAAFIGYVVLFDLAIGAFLYRKIARYRRAFRAVRDDTGPEPQSEPTEFDPPGR, from the coding sequence ATGGCACGCAGGCGCGATCCGGTCGAAGCAGCCAGTGAGGAGTCGACCGATCTGTACGACGTCTCGACGTGGGAGCCGAGATCCCGCCTCGATCGCTTCGCGTACGCGATCTACACCGCGATCAACTACGGGTTGCAGACGATCGTGCTCGCGGTCGCGTTCGCGATCACGGTCGCGTTGCTGGTCCAACCGGCGCTGCTCGTCCTCGAGGAGGGATCGATCTTCATCGCCGTCTTCTTCGGGCTCTCGGTCGTTCCGGCGGCGATCCTCGCGGCCTTCATCTGGTACTCGGATATCACGACGAACGAACCGCTCACGTTGCTCGTCGCGACCTTCGTGCTGGCCGTGTTGTTCGCGACGTTCGCTGCCGTCGTCAACTCCCTGTTCAGTCCGAGCCTCCAGGCCCTCGGTTCCGTCGGGATGATCCTCTTTTTCTACCTGATCGTCGGCCCCGTCGAGGAGACGGTGAAACTGCTCGCGGTCCGATTCTTCGCCTATCGGAGCGAGGCGTTCGACGCCGTCATCGACGGCGCGGTCTACGGCGCCGTCGCCGGCCTCGGCTTCGCCGCGATCGAGAACACCCTCTACATTTCCGGCGCGATCGCGACGGCCGACGGCGGACTCCTCACCGTCGCCGCCGGAACGACGACCGTCCGGGCGCTCGTCGGCCCCGGTCACGTCATCTACTCGGCGATCGCGGGCTACTACCTCGGACTCGCGAAGTTCAACCCCGAGCACGCCGGTTCGATCGTCACGAAGGGGCTGTTGATCGCCGCGTTCATCCACGGCACGTACAACGTCACGGTCGGCATCGTCCCGGAGCTCATCACCGGCGCTACCCCGCTTCCCTTCGGCGCGGCGTTTATCGGCTACGTGGTCCTGTTCGACCTCGCTATCGGCGCGTTCCTCTACCGGAAGATCGCCAGATACCGACGCGCGTTCCGGGCCGTCAGGGACGATACCGGACCGGAACCGCAGTCGGAACCGACCGAGTTCGACCCGCCCGGACGCTGA
- a CDS encoding AAA family ATPase — translation MNATFTDDDLEKTVENESGEVIGTVTSVEDDTALVEPRAGLVDSIRAALGWSGGHEDAVAIHEEAVDEISSETIRLETAAAGETTDIDRAGSTPSEIDDAAEPVSRADDEPANAAERDPDTELAEEMSRAAQRDTADEGEDTTENATERTAEPADTPTEAPDPFEADDAQSETTTRPAEPSMIDDPDIDEAVETPDEPEMGEPIDASGDPELDESTDASADSDPIEPMGRADDSTADDSIDAPDGSDPSETAGETETVEPLETDELGTEEEPSSGDESESETEREPDVGDEPDTGSEDDTESGFDAETADTRASPEETSGTRDGDAPGEMDRAGVQNAPVGEAKSAPDHAETGAPADADLEDDTDRGDDADGGDGTDSTAESESSDSSDDASKSSTEETDLADELDAGSDIEAAVASEDDERSADADRTESDSSDDADVADAVDTGLDLESAAESTADDDREAASSGTESTDLADAVDTGVDIESVATADAESRSDARPETELDPDVDARSGPETDPRPETALESSSPTDVVPDVDIESAVDSDADADSDTEIDPEALAGQETDAEHADGAAARERVDEAGLRDTETETDTETSGRDDRSGSPLAAMISAQRAAMTGGQELVKQGIAAQQAAARSAVEAPLRLQLQGLEATQSVTSGYFDAVGALLGGGDADRRASRSVEESIGDLEDAHAQLPADEFEQQLASHLELLRSMRARLEATADANDEIAGDLLERQVAILEACQQRLADDAE, via the coding sequence ATGAACGCCACGTTTACCGACGACGATCTCGAGAAAACCGTCGAGAACGAGTCCGGCGAGGTGATCGGGACCGTCACGTCCGTCGAGGACGACACGGCCCTCGTCGAACCCCGGGCCGGCCTGGTCGACTCGATCAGGGCCGCCCTCGGCTGGAGCGGGGGCCACGAGGACGCCGTCGCGATCCACGAGGAGGCCGTCGACGAGATCTCGAGCGAGACGATCCGCCTCGAGACGGCCGCGGCGGGCGAGACAACGGACATCGACAGAGCGGGATCGACGCCGTCGGAGATCGACGACGCGGCGGAGCCGGTGTCTCGAGCGGACGACGAACCCGCGAACGCTGCGGAGCGCGACCCCGATACCGAACTCGCCGAGGAGATGAGCCGGGCCGCCCAGCGGGACACCGCCGACGAGGGAGAGGATACGACGGAGAACGCAACCGAACGGACCGCCGAGCCCGCCGATACGCCCACCGAGGCGCCCGATCCGTTCGAAGCCGACGACGCGCAGTCGGAGACGACGACGCGGCCAGCTGAGCCGTCTATGATCGACGACCCGGATATCGACGAGGCGGTAGAAACGCCCGACGAGCCGGAGATGGGCGAGCCGATAGACGCGTCCGGCGATCCGGAACTGGACGAGTCGACGGACGCTTCCGCCGACTCCGACCCGATCGAGCCGATGGGTAGGGCCGACGACTCGACGGCGGATGACTCGATAGACGCTCCCGACGGGAGCGATCCGTCAGAGACGGCAGGCGAGACTGAGACGGTGGAGCCACTCGAGACGGACGAACTGGGAACGGAAGAGGAGCCGAGCAGCGGGGACGAGTCGGAGTCGGAGACGGAGCGCGAGCCGGATGTCGGCGACGAGCCTGACACGGGGAGCGAGGATGACACGGAGAGCGGGTTCGACGCCGAAACCGCCGATACACGGGCGTCGCCCGAGGAAACGAGCGGAACTCGAGACGGAGATGCCCCCGGCGAGATGGATCGCGCGGGCGTCCAGAACGCGCCGGTCGGCGAGGCCAAGTCGGCGCCCGACCACGCCGAGACGGGTGCGCCGGCCGATGCCGACCTCGAGGACGACACCGATCGCGGGGACGACGCTGACGGCGGAGACGGTACCGACTCGACTGCGGAGTCGGAATCGAGCGACTCGAGCGACGACGCGTCGAAGTCGTCGACCGAGGAGACGGACCTCGCCGACGAACTGGACGCCGGCAGCGATATCGAAGCCGCGGTAGCGTCCGAGGACGACGAGCGGTCCGCCGACGCGGATCGAACGGAGAGCGACTCGAGCGACGACGCGGACGTCGCCGACGCGGTCGACACCGGCCTCGACCTCGAGTCGGCCGCGGAATCGACCGCTGACGACGACCGGGAGGCGGCCTCGAGCGGAACCGAATCGACGGACCTCGCCGATGCGGTCGATACGGGCGTCGACATCGAATCGGTCGCGACGGCCGACGCGGAGTCGCGGTCCGACGCCCGCCCGGAGACGGAACTGGATCCCGACGTCGACGCTCGCTCGGGTCCCGAGACCGACCCCCGGCCCGAGACCGCACTCGAGTCGTCGTCGCCGACGGACGTCGTTCCCGACGTCGACATCGAATCCGCGGTCGACTCCGACGCGGACGCAGATTCTGATACGGAGATCGATCCGGAGGCGCTCGCCGGCCAGGAGACCGACGCCGAGCACGCGGACGGAGCGGCCGCCAGAGAGCGCGTCGACGAGGCGGGGCTTCGCGACACGGAGACCGAGACCGACACCGAGACGAGCGGCCGAGACGATCGATCGGGCTCGCCGCTCGCAGCGATGATTTCGGCACAGCGGGCCGCGATGACCGGCGGACAGGAGCTGGTCAAGCAGGGAATCGCCGCCCAGCAGGCCGCCGCCCGCTCCGCGGTCGAGGCGCCGCTCCGGCTGCAACTGCAGGGCCTCGAGGCGACGCAGTCGGTGACCAGCGGCTACTTCGACGCCGTCGGTGCGCTACTGGGTGGCGGCGATGCGGATCGTCGAGCGTCACGGTCGGTGGAGGAGTCGATCGGCGACCTCGAGGACGCACACGCCCAGCTCCCGGCCGACGAGTTCGAGCAGCAGCTCGCGTCTCACCTCGAGTTGCTCCGGTCGATGCGAGCGCGACTCGAGGCGACGGCCGACGCGAACGACGAAATCGCCGGCGACCTGCTCGAGCGACAGGTCGCGATCCTCGAGGCGTGCCAGCAGCGGCTGGCCGACGACGCGGAATAG